A single window of Sporosarcina sp. FSL W7-1349 DNA harbors:
- the ytvI gene encoding sporulation integral membrane protein YtvI, whose protein sequence is MAKWLTKRNFIIFLSIILVILLFVFIVPVSLPIIFALITALLIDPLVRLAEKRFKWSRKISVISVFIFILAIVTSILYYTVTRLIGKIIHFTKEAPNYFNSMSGLWIDTQNKLFQYTAGMPDDVVKAIQKEFKNIFESIRDSVLDLLSYQRIMDLMTDIPNLLVALLVYLIALFLFMLELPELKKMLFRHLTTSTAEKVRYMITKLNTVIFGFMKAQLLVSFIILAVTFIGLLIISPKYAVVMSLVIWIIDVIPILGSIIILAPWSLYHYISGDVAMGTKLAILAAILLIIRRTVEPKVMGSQIGLSPLPTLIAMFIGLKLIGFLGFFLGPLIVILFTTAREAGIIKLSFRI, encoded by the coding sequence TTGGCAAAATGGCTTACGAAACGAAACTTTATTATTTTTTTGAGCATCATCTTGGTTATTTTACTATTCGTGTTCATCGTGCCGGTGTCCTTACCGATCATCTTTGCACTGATTACAGCTTTACTGATCGATCCTCTTGTCCGACTGGCAGAAAAAAGATTCAAATGGAGCCGTAAAATTTCCGTCATCTCGGTATTCATTTTCATCCTCGCTATCGTCACCTCCATTCTATATTATACGGTGACTCGCCTCATTGGGAAGATCATCCATTTTACAAAAGAAGCACCCAATTATTTCAATTCCATGTCGGGGTTATGGATTGATACACAGAATAAGTTATTTCAGTATACGGCAGGCATGCCGGACGATGTAGTCAAAGCGATCCAAAAAGAGTTCAAAAATATTTTTGAATCCATCCGGGATTCGGTATTGGACTTGCTAAGTTACCAACGGATCATGGACCTGATGACTGATATTCCTAATCTCCTCGTCGCTTTGCTCGTCTATCTGATAGCCCTCTTTTTATTCATGCTTGAATTGCCTGAACTTAAAAAGATGCTTTTTAGGCATTTGACAACATCTACAGCCGAAAAAGTGCGATATATGATCACGAAGCTGAACACTGTCATCTTCGGATTCATGAAAGCCCAGCTTCTCGTCAGTTTCATCATTTTAGCGGTGACATTCATAGGGCTGCTCATCATCTCACCGAAATACGCCGTTGTCATGTCACTCGTCATCTGGATCATTGACGTCATTCCGATTCTCGGGTCGATTATTATCCTGGCGCCATGGTCACTGTATCATTACATAAGCGGGGATGTCGCCATGGGCACGAAGTTAGCGATTTTAGCGGCTATTCTCCTTATCATCCGAAGAACGGTCGAACCAAAGGTAATGGGTTCCCAGATCGGGTTATCACCGCTTCCGACATTAATAGCGATGTTCATCGGATTGAAGCTGATTGGCTTCCTCGGCTTTTTCCTCGGGCCACTTATTGTCATCCTTTTTACAACAGCAAGGGAAGCAGGAATC
- a CDS encoding YugN family protein, with translation MYIENTDIENILADVNVLDEIMLKHDLIRAGQWDYERVTYDKKYVVKEGTYYLRVFGVATEGDVDARDAIIQLKKPVIGKYYYPFGVEYGEEEHFPASLLKDCAATLKAVNADLKPYNLTVATEVQEAKKEKKPALTK, from the coding sequence ATGTATATTGAAAATACAGACATTGAAAATATTCTTGCAGACGTCAACGTACTGGACGAAATCATGCTGAAACATGATTTGATCCGTGCTGGACAATGGGATTATGAACGTGTCACATACGATAAAAAATATGTTGTGAAAGAAGGCACATATTATTTACGCGTATTCGGCGTAGCAACTGAAGGGGATGTAGATGCACGCGATGCGATCATCCAACTGAAAAAACCGGTTATCGGAAAGTACTACTACCCATTTGGTGTTGAATACGGGGAAGAAGAACATTTTCCAGCCAGCCTGCTGAAAGATTGCGCTGCTACGTTAAAAGCGGTGAATGCAGATCTAAAACCGTATAATTTGACAGTGGCAACAGAAGTGCAGGAAGCTAAGAAAGAAAAGAAACCAGCTTTAACAAAATAA
- a CDS encoding CAP domain-containing protein, which translates to MKVIWRIGVLLILVLAFLYYMDDRVLENELLESPVNHGNPIPVPPSGEESRMDALARPTKGISTFVGKKADALVEVFGEPDRKEPSGYGFHWWVYRGADRLMAGVQDGVVMQIYSADVKADVTPFTISQQVEEIRRFTIMESEVNVKVDNNIYTFTLNSDDMKNRVLVPYEGVYAQLYIDDVDGALEAVRFIDPIMLVIQQPYDMAYMGNMVTAERPSSMVQMEVNHAMELQIFELTNHYRIKHDLPELVWDEQLDVVASEHSKDMAIENYFSHESPGTGNLANRLKAADIIHKKAGENIAFNYVDAIEAVHGWLNSPAHRNVLLDKDFTHIGTGAYGKYYTQDMIRRVAEETEPEEE; encoded by the coding sequence ATGAAAGTGATTTGGAGAATTGGAGTACTTTTGATCCTAGTCCTTGCCTTTCTTTATTATATGGATGATCGTGTATTGGAAAATGAATTGTTGGAATCCCCAGTCAACCATGGAAACCCGATTCCAGTTCCTCCTTCAGGGGAAGAATCGAGGATGGATGCTTTAGCCCGCCCGACGAAAGGGATTTCCACATTTGTCGGAAAAAAAGCGGATGCGTTGGTGGAGGTTTTTGGAGAACCGGACCGAAAGGAGCCATCCGGCTATGGCTTCCATTGGTGGGTGTACAGGGGAGCAGACCGGTTGATGGCTGGAGTCCAGGATGGCGTAGTCATGCAAATTTATAGCGCCGATGTGAAAGCTGATGTCACCCCGTTTACTATCAGTCAACAAGTCGAAGAGATTCGACGGTTCACTATTATGGAATCGGAAGTGAATGTCAAGGTCGACAATAATATTTATACTTTTACTCTTAATAGCGATGATATGAAAAACCGTGTGTTAGTTCCATATGAGGGGGTCTATGCACAGCTTTATATCGATGATGTGGATGGTGCATTGGAGGCGGTCCGTTTCATCGATCCCATTATGTTAGTCATCCAGCAGCCTTATGACATGGCGTATATGGGCAATATGGTTACAGCGGAACGACCATCTTCCATGGTTCAAATGGAAGTGAATCATGCGATGGAACTTCAGATTTTCGAATTGACGAACCATTATCGAATCAAACATGACCTACCGGAGCTCGTGTGGGATGAGCAGCTCGATGTTGTAGCGAGTGAACATAGCAAGGACATGGCCATTGAAAATTATTTTTCCCATGAATCTCCTGGGACCGGCAATTTGGCCAACCGACTCAAGGCGGCTGACATCATCCATAAGAAAGCGGGAGAGAACATCGCCTTCAATTATGTAGATGCGATTGAAGCCGTCCACGGTTGGCTCAATTCTCCGGCCCATCGGAATGTTCTGCTTGATAAGGATTTCACCCATATCGGCACCGGTGCCTATGGAAAATACTATACACAAGATATGATCCGCAGAGTTGCGGAGGAAACTGAGCCAGAAGAGGAATGA